From Euwallacea similis isolate ESF13 chromosome 11, ESF131.1, whole genome shotgun sequence, the proteins below share one genomic window:
- the insc gene encoding protein inscuteable homolog, with amino-acid sequence MSFKRSPSKVWWGSESLEFREVSSSPGSQDSGFSDTEGSPRNSKKGKDNLPEVNNNDNTPKTVALTSRTQIAKNIYKDISNTLTNDNLSCNYKEKSTPVKQNIEQRLVKTERRSSPHFLKKFSTESLTEPAKRQRYVKHSPKVSRNLFTSKYTKECAPNQYSKLTLKTTEEPNEEDEENSHDYSTSSEISGTKSLPLTKNSPRAAPRLGLSAPEVLQTSIASQPELNSSSESELEHIFEDLDGEHTSTPKCLDLEMRQRRRNRGRLQQRYQETQRVPPIPIDGINANNNAVLHWLEEARESLEQECTTTLQCKSIAAELAQKVSHLAACSTTILRGLLSHCRCIEMDYKHLNNETNQRQFLIQSLAGSIMDFLKIHCSEVNSKSLRLYDRIKDAKAAEARNPLTELFNEWQVLQNQVLVDEIKKLVGKLEDPISDLDLRATLTGITSVSLRNVDLIAYFVKAEIIPILLILCERCEGSSLRTLILRALSTMCINASAIRSFEKFSGIQIISDTLEEESKPEPERSEAVGLLAQVTAPWIDDNHSIKSLQEYSKRLISSLTKFSASTKCCQNLLLCAAALANLSSLDNKCIKLLVESGSAPILLASIKSRGPLVSVYLLEQVATLMANMAVLDVARKQLILCEAPNALIHFLRSPKRLQHEDAERRLLQKSVIALSRLCSVGEASRQVVDCGGLKKLVELCREKQERFSSDAVLVAALATLRKIVEACGKDVLDVQDCQELVEPKLLDSFLAYSTQNESYV; translated from the exons ATGAGCTTCAAACGCAGTCCCAGTAAGGTGTGGTGGGGTAGTGAAAGTTTGGAGTTCAGGGAGGTGTCTTCTAGCCCTGGGAGCCAAGATTCTGGATTTTCCGACACGGAGGGAAGCCCTCGGAATTCCAAGAAAGGCAAAGACAACCTTCCTGAGGTAAACAACAATGACAACACGCCCAAGACCGTTGCACTAACCAGCAGAACTCAAATTGccaaaaacatttataaag atatttcaaaCACACTTACAAACGACAATTTGTCCTGTAACTACAAGGAAAAATCAACTCCAGTGAAGCAAAACATTGAGCAGAGGCTGGTGAAGACTGAAAGGAGAAGCTCCCCGCACTTTCTCAAAAAGTTCTCAACTGAAAGTCTCACTGAGCCTGCCAAAAGGCAGAGATATGTGAAGCATTCGCCGAAAGTGAGCAGGAATCTCTTTACAAGCAAATACACCAAAGAATGCGCCCCTAATCAGTATTCAAAGCTCACACTCAAGACAACCGAAGAACCAAACGAAGAAGACGAAGAAAACAGTCACGATTACAGCACAAGCAGTGAGATATCGGGAACCAAATCTCTGCCATTGACTAAAAATAGCCCTAGGGCGGCGCCCCGATTAGGTTTATCGGCGCCGGAAGTTCTACAGACTTCGATTGCTTCACAACCCGAGTTAAATTCGTCAAGCGAAAGTGAGTTGGAGCATATATTTGAAGATTTGGATGGAGAACACACTTCCACACCTAAATGCTTGGATTTGGAAATGAGGCAGAGGAGGAGGAATAGAGGGAGGTTGCAGCAGAGATATCAGGAGACTCAAAG AGTTCCTCCAATTCCTATTGACGGCATTAATGCGAACAATAACGCAGTTCTTCATTGGTTAGAAGAGGCTAGAGAATCTTTAGAGCAGGAATGTACCACCACTCTTCAGTGCAAGTCCATTGCAGCTGAGTTGGCTCAGAAAGTCAGCCATTTGGCAGCATGCTCCACCACCATTTTACGTGGACTTTTGTCCCACTGCAGATGCATTGAAATGGactataaacatttaaataa TGAAACAAACCAAAGACAATTTCTGATCCAGAGCCTTGCTGGCAGTATAATGGACTTCCTAAAAATCCACTGCTCAGAAGTAAATTCAAAATCTTTGAGACTCTACGATCGGATCAAAGATGCTAAAGCAGCAGAGGCTCGCAATCCTTTGACAGAGCTTTTTAATGAATGGCAGGTGCTTCAGAATCAAGTTCTAGTTGATGAAATTAAGAAGCTTGTGGGCAAACTCGAAGATCCTATATCAGATTTGGATCTCAGAGCTACGCTCACCGGGATCACTTCTGTTTCTTTGAGAAATGTGGATTTGATCGCTTATTTCGTCAAGGCTGAGATCATTCCAATTTTACTGATACTTTGTGAGAGGTGTGAGGGGTCTTCTCTGAGAACTTTAATCTTGCGAGCCCTGAGTACTATGTGCATCAATGCGTCAGCTATAAGgagctttgaaaaattttcaggaattcaaaTTATCTCCGATACTCTTGAAGAGGAATCGAAACCGGAACCTGAAAGAAGTGAGGCTGTAGGTCTCTTGGCCCAAGTAACTGCTCCTTGGATCGATGATAATCACTCT ATCAAAAGCCTTCAAGAGTACTCAAAACGCTTAATATCCTCGTTAACCAAATTCTCAGCATCTACCAAATGCTGCCAAAACCTCCTGCTGTGCGCGGCTGCTCTTGCCAATTTAAGCTCGTTAGACAACAAATGCATAAAACTTTTAGTGGAATCTGGATCAGCCCCTATTCTCTTAGCTTCAATTAAATCCAGAGGCCCGTTAGTGAGCGTTTACTTATTGGAACAAGTAGCAACTTTGATGGCAAACATGGCTGTTTTGGATGTTGCAAGGAAGCAATTAATCTTGTGTGAA GCTCCAAATGCCCTGATCCATTTCCTTCGTTCCCCCAAACGACTGCAGCATGAAGATGCGGAACGCAGATTACTCCAAAAAAGTGTAATTGCTCTATCTCGACTTTGTTCTGTTGGAGAGGCTTCTAGGCAAGTAGTCGATTGTGGAGGGTTGAAGAAACTGGTGGAACTTTGTAGGGAGAAGCAGGAGAGGTTCAGTAGCGATGCTGTTTTGGTTGCAGCTTTG GCtactttaagaaaaatagtaGAAGCGTGTGGAAAAGACGTTTTAGATGTTCAGGACTGTCAGGAATTGGTGGAGCCCAAACTGTTGGATTCGTTTCTGGCGTACTCCACGCAAAACGAGAGCTACGTATGA
- the RpS16 gene encoding small ribosomal subunit protein uS9 — protein sequence MKNSEKMATPKPKREPIHAVQVFGRKKSATAVAYCKRGKGVLRVNGRPLSQVEPKMLQDKLQEPILLLGKDKFSAVDMRVRVNGGGHVSQIYAIRQAISKALVAYYQKYVDEASKKELKDILIQYDRTLLVADPRRCEPKKFGGPGARARFQKSYR from the exons ATGAAAAACTCTGAGAAAATGGCTACCCCAAAG CCTAAAAGAGAGCCCATTCACGCAGTTCAAGTTTTCGGCCGAAAA AAATCTGCCACTGCTGTAGCCTACTGTAAAAGGGGAAAGGGAGTGTTAAGGGTAAATGGCCGTCCGTTAAGCCAGGTGGAGCCTAAGATGCTCCAAGACAAGTTGCAGGAGCCCATCTTGTTGCTTGGCAAG GACAAATTTTCTGCTGTAGACATGAGAGTAAGAGTAAATGGTGGTGGTCATGTGTCTCAAATATATGCCATTCGACAGGCTATTTCCAAAGCATTGGTAGCCTATTACcaaaaat ATGTGGATGAAGCTTCCAAAAAAGAGCTAAAAGACATCCTGATTCAGTATGACCGTACCCTGTTGGTTGCTGATCCTCGTCGCTGTGAACCCAAGAAGTTTGGTGGGCCAGGTGCTCGTGCTCGCTTCCAGAAATCCTACCGTTAA
- the LOC136411961 gene encoding unconventional myosin-Ib isoform X1 produces MLNLNQEVGSWDTVLLDPLTEDSFITNLQQRFKRDHIYTYIGNVLVSVNPYKKLALYSADLVETYLKRPPFQLPPHIYGVAESAYRWLNDKSENQCIIVTGESGSGKTESARVVLQFLVLVSGNSEEVQTIKDRLVQANTLLEAFGNAKTMKNDNASRFGKFLDIEFDFKGDPIGGHLTNYFLDKARVTKLGSHDRNFHIFYQLLSGADIHLLKSLKLQRNVEQYAVLQTDSRHPTATEEDDKKLFVYTKGALEVLDFSPGDIADIFRVLAVILKLGNIQFVPCSNIDGTDGCSISNDYELFEVCELLCVDHRRIQRILTSKQVEEGALADLSALEAVKIRDTLCRTLYSRLFTWLISRINDSIKAKTLGKRKVLGVLDLYGFECFSHNSFEQLIINYCNEKLHQFMTNICLKEEQEEIVKEGLEWTKIDFFNNIAICQLLEHENHGILTLLEEPHIHSDDAYLGRLEQCCSGHTHCLIDVPNSFQIRHFAGPVSYKIASFIEKNRDNLPKEHSKAMFKCELNIMQKLFPEGNPKRCSLKRRVSTATQIQVSLNALLNNLENRQSHYIRCVKPNDLKQPRIFEVGLVQHQIRYMCLLSTVQIWRAGFCQKMPFIQFLYRYKMICGHTWPKWRGSPVEGVSMLVRSLPIPAAEFTFGRSKVFIRSPRTVFELEDFRRNRLQDLALLIQKIWRGYSRRKKYRKMRQSQMIIASAWRSWRAREEYRILKHRKQVEWAARVIQRHYIQWKRRQYFLTLIRKLPDDSDSPLCQDWPCCMPRLMETGNLLKKIHHKWRCYKYRSSFDQTARNRMREKVTASFIFKDRKCSYPRSVSHPFLGDYVRLRQNVQWKKMSLENNDQYVVFADIINKITRSSGKFVPILLVISTRSMLILDQRTLQIKYRVPATDIYRISLSPFLDDVAVVHVKASSVVNPETSSVASDTPGCLFQSDLSKKKGDFVFQTGHVIEIVTKLFLVVQNATGKPPEVNITTEFEANFGSQTVTFTFKCGLPEVQPGQIRVFRKGNKMEVLV; encoded by the exons ATGCTCAATTTGAATCAAGAAGTTGGGTCATGGGATACAGTATTACTGGATCCTCTCACCGAAGATAGCTTCATAACAAACCTGCAACAGCGCTTCAAACGAGATCACATTTACACCTACATTGGGAATGTTTTAGTCTCAGTAAATCCCTATAAAAAACTAGCTTTGTATTCTGCTGATTTGGTTGAAACTTACCTGAAGAGACCTCCATTTCAGTTGCCACCACACAT CTATGGAGTCGCAGAATCAGCCTATAGATGGCTGAATGATAAAAGCGAAAATCAGTGTATAATTGTAACAg GAGAAAGTGGGTCAGGCAAGACTGAATCTGCTAGGGTGGTCTTACAGTTCTTGGTCTTAGTTTCGGGAAATTCTGAGGAAGTACAGACAATTAAAGACCGTTTAGTGCAGGCCAATACACTGCTTGAGGCCTTTGGCAATGCAAAAACCATGAAAAATGATAATGCATCTCGATTT GGCAAATTTCTAGATATTGAGTTTGACTTTAAAGGGGATCCCATTGGAGGACATTTAACCAATT ATTTTTTGGACAAG GCCCGAGTTACAAAATTAGGATCACATGACAGgaattttcacatattttatcaACTGTTATCGGGAGCTGACATTCACCTTCTTA agTCTTTGAAACTTCAACGTAATGTTGAGCAATATGCAGTGCTCCAAACAGACTCTCGGCACCCCACAGCTACAGAAGAAGATGACAAGAAGCTGTTTGTATATACTAAAGGGGCTCTCGAAGTGCTGGATTTTTCTCCCGGCGATATTGCAGATATTTTCAGAGTTTTAGctgttattttaaaactag GTAACATACAATTTGTGCCTTGCAGTAACATAGATGGTACAGATGGATGTTCTATTAGTAACGATTATG AGTTGTTTGAGGTGTGTGAGTTGTTGTGTGTAGATCACAGACGGATTCAAAGGATTTTAACCAGTAAGCAGGTGGAGGAGGGAGCTTTGGCAGATTTGAGCGCCTTGGAGGCTGTCAAAATACGAGATACTTTATGCAGGACTCTGTATAGTAGGCTTTTTACGTGGCTGATAAGCAGAATAAATGATTCCATAAAA GCAAAAACATTAGGCAAAAGGAAGGTCTTGGGAGTACTAGATCTCTATGGCTTTGAATGCTTCAGTCATAACTCCTTTGAACAATTAATCATAAATTACTGCAACGAAAAGTTGCACCAATTTATGACTAACATTTGCCTCAAAGAAGAGCAAGAGGAAATTGTTAAAGAAGGCTTAGAATGGAccaaaatagatttttttaataacat AGCTATATGTCAATTGTTAGAACATGAAAATCACGGTATTCTGACTCTATTAGAAGAACCACATATTCACTCTGATGATGCGTATTTGGGTCGCCTAGAACAATGTTGTTCTGGGCACACGCATTGTTTGATTGATGTTCCCAATAGCTTCCA AATTAGACACTTCGCCGGACCTGTGAGCTACAAAATTGCCagctttattgaaaaaaaccgGGATAATCTTCCCAAGGAGCATTCAAAGGCAATGTTTAAGTGCGAATTGAATATTATGCAGAAGTTGTTTCCTGAGGGCAACCCCaaaag ATGTAGTTTGAAACGACGAGTTAGTACTGCAACACAAATTCAGGTCTCCCTTAACGCCTTATTGAACAATTTAGAGAATAGACAGAGTCATTATATTAG GTGTGTCAAACCGAACGATTTAAAGCAGCCCAGAATATTTGAGGTTGGCTTAGTTCAACATCAA ATCAGATATATGTGCCTCCTGTCAACAGTTCAAATATGGAGGGCTGGTTTTTGCCAGAAGATGCCTTTTATCCAATTTTTATACCGATATAAAATGATCTGTGGCCATACTTGGCCCAAATGGCGCGGATCCCCTGTAGAAGGAGTTTCAATGCTCGTGCGAAGCTTACCCATACCAGCGGCGGAATTCACTTTtg GAAGGTCCAAAGTGTTCATTAGGAGTCCCAGAACAGTGTTTGAATTGGAGGATTTTAGGAGAAATCGGTTGCAAGATTTGGCCTTattaattcagaaaatatgGCGCGGATATAGTCGTAGAAAAAAGTATCGGAAAATGAGGCAGAGCCAGATGATCATCGCATCTGCATGGAGGAGTTGGAGG GCCAGAGAAGAGTATCGAATTCTAAAGCACAGAAAACAGGTGGAATGGGCGGCCAGAGTCATACAACGGCACTATATTCAATGGAAA CGAAGACAATATTTCTTAACTTTAATACGAAAACTGCCGGATGACAGTGATTCTCCATTGTGTCAAGACTGGCCCTGTTGCATGCCTAGATTGATGGAGACtggtaatttattgaaaaagataCATCATAAATGGCGTTGTTACAAATACAG ATCATCTTTCGACCAGACAGCGAGAAATCGGATGAGAGAAAAGGTTACTGCCAGTTTTATCTTTAAAGACAGAAAGTGTTCATATCCTCGAAG CGTTTCTCATCCGTTTTTGGGCGACTATGTTCGACTAAGACAGAACGTCCAATGGAAGAAAATGAGCCTGGAAAATAACGACCAATACGTAGTTTTCGCTGATATTATTAATAAGATTACTAGATCCAGCGGAAAA TTCGTCCCCATTCTATTAGTGATATCGACAAGGTCGATGCTTATTCTGGACCAAAGAACGTTGCAAATTAAGTACCGCGTACCCGCAACAGACATATATCGAATTTCCCTGTCTCCTTTTTTGGACGACGTTGCAGTAGTTCACGTGAAAGCT TCTTCAGTAGTGAACCCGGAAACCTCGAGCGTCGCTTCTGATACACCCGGCTGCCTTTTTCAGAGCGACCTGAGCAAGAAGAAGGGCGATTTCGTCTTCCAAACGGGTCACGTTATCGAAATCGTCACTAAACTGTTTCTGGTGGTGCAAAACGCCACAGGAAAGCCGCCGGAAGTTAATATCACCACTGA GTTTGAGGCAAATTTCGGTTCTCAAACCGTGACTTTCACGTTCAAATGCGGCCTGCCGGAGGTACAACCCGGCCAAATAAGGGTGTTCCGCAAGGGGAACAAAATGGAGGTTCTCGTTTGA
- the LOC136411961 gene encoding unconventional myosin-Ib isoform X2: MTGIFTYFINCYRELTFTFLSLKLQRNVEQYAVLQTDSRHPTATEEDDKKLFVYTKGALEVLDFSPGDIADIFRVLAVILKLGNIQFVPCSNIDGTDGCSISNDYELFEVCELLCVDHRRIQRILTSKQVEEGALADLSALEAVKIRDTLCRTLYSRLFTWLISRINDSIKAKTLGKRKVLGVLDLYGFECFSHNSFEQLIINYCNEKLHQFMTNICLKEEQEEIVKEGLEWTKIDFFNNIAICQLLEHENHGILTLLEEPHIHSDDAYLGRLEQCCSGHTHCLIDVPNSFQIRHFAGPVSYKIASFIEKNRDNLPKEHSKAMFKCELNIMQKLFPEGNPKRCSLKRRVSTATQIQVSLNALLNNLENRQSHYIRCVKPNDLKQPRIFEVGLVQHQIRYMCLLSTVQIWRAGFCQKMPFIQFLYRYKMICGHTWPKWRGSPVEGVSMLVRSLPIPAAEFTFGRSKVFIRSPRTVFELEDFRRNRLQDLALLIQKIWRGYSRRKKYRKMRQSQMIIASAWRSWRAREEYRILKHRKQVEWAARVIQRHYIQWKRRQYFLTLIRKLPDDSDSPLCQDWPCCMPRLMETGNLLKKIHHKWRCYKYRSSFDQTARNRMREKVTASFIFKDRKCSYPRSVSHPFLGDYVRLRQNVQWKKMSLENNDQYVVFADIINKITRSSGKFVPILLVISTRSMLILDQRTLQIKYRVPATDIYRISLSPFLDDVAVVHVKASSVVNPETSSVASDTPGCLFQSDLSKKKGDFVFQTGHVIEIVTKLFLVVQNATGKPPEVNITTEFEANFGSQTVTFTFKCGLPEVQPGQIRVFRKGNKMEVLV; the protein is encoded by the exons ATGACAGgaattttcacatattttatcaACTGTTATCGGGAGCTGACATTCACCTTCTTA TCTTTGAAACTTCAACGTAATGTTGAGCAATATGCAGTGCTCCAAACAGACTCTCGGCACCCCACAGCTACAGAAGAAGATGACAAGAAGCTGTTTGTATATACTAAAGGGGCTCTCGAAGTGCTGGATTTTTCTCCCGGCGATATTGCAGATATTTTCAGAGTTTTAGctgttattttaaaactag GTAACATACAATTTGTGCCTTGCAGTAACATAGATGGTACAGATGGATGTTCTATTAGTAACGATTATG AGTTGTTTGAGGTGTGTGAGTTGTTGTGTGTAGATCACAGACGGATTCAAAGGATTTTAACCAGTAAGCAGGTGGAGGAGGGAGCTTTGGCAGATTTGAGCGCCTTGGAGGCTGTCAAAATACGAGATACTTTATGCAGGACTCTGTATAGTAGGCTTTTTACGTGGCTGATAAGCAGAATAAATGATTCCATAAAA GCAAAAACATTAGGCAAAAGGAAGGTCTTGGGAGTACTAGATCTCTATGGCTTTGAATGCTTCAGTCATAACTCCTTTGAACAATTAATCATAAATTACTGCAACGAAAAGTTGCACCAATTTATGACTAACATTTGCCTCAAAGAAGAGCAAGAGGAAATTGTTAAAGAAGGCTTAGAATGGAccaaaatagatttttttaataacat AGCTATATGTCAATTGTTAGAACATGAAAATCACGGTATTCTGACTCTATTAGAAGAACCACATATTCACTCTGATGATGCGTATTTGGGTCGCCTAGAACAATGTTGTTCTGGGCACACGCATTGTTTGATTGATGTTCCCAATAGCTTCCA AATTAGACACTTCGCCGGACCTGTGAGCTACAAAATTGCCagctttattgaaaaaaaccgGGATAATCTTCCCAAGGAGCATTCAAAGGCAATGTTTAAGTGCGAATTGAATATTATGCAGAAGTTGTTTCCTGAGGGCAACCCCaaaag ATGTAGTTTGAAACGACGAGTTAGTACTGCAACACAAATTCAGGTCTCCCTTAACGCCTTATTGAACAATTTAGAGAATAGACAGAGTCATTATATTAG GTGTGTCAAACCGAACGATTTAAAGCAGCCCAGAATATTTGAGGTTGGCTTAGTTCAACATCAA ATCAGATATATGTGCCTCCTGTCAACAGTTCAAATATGGAGGGCTGGTTTTTGCCAGAAGATGCCTTTTATCCAATTTTTATACCGATATAAAATGATCTGTGGCCATACTTGGCCCAAATGGCGCGGATCCCCTGTAGAAGGAGTTTCAATGCTCGTGCGAAGCTTACCCATACCAGCGGCGGAATTCACTTTtg GAAGGTCCAAAGTGTTCATTAGGAGTCCCAGAACAGTGTTTGAATTGGAGGATTTTAGGAGAAATCGGTTGCAAGATTTGGCCTTattaattcagaaaatatgGCGCGGATATAGTCGTAGAAAAAAGTATCGGAAAATGAGGCAGAGCCAGATGATCATCGCATCTGCATGGAGGAGTTGGAGG GCCAGAGAAGAGTATCGAATTCTAAAGCACAGAAAACAGGTGGAATGGGCGGCCAGAGTCATACAACGGCACTATATTCAATGGAAA CGAAGACAATATTTCTTAACTTTAATACGAAAACTGCCGGATGACAGTGATTCTCCATTGTGTCAAGACTGGCCCTGTTGCATGCCTAGATTGATGGAGACtggtaatttattgaaaaagataCATCATAAATGGCGTTGTTACAAATACAG ATCATCTTTCGACCAGACAGCGAGAAATCGGATGAGAGAAAAGGTTACTGCCAGTTTTATCTTTAAAGACAGAAAGTGTTCATATCCTCGAAG CGTTTCTCATCCGTTTTTGGGCGACTATGTTCGACTAAGACAGAACGTCCAATGGAAGAAAATGAGCCTGGAAAATAACGACCAATACGTAGTTTTCGCTGATATTATTAATAAGATTACTAGATCCAGCGGAAAA TTCGTCCCCATTCTATTAGTGATATCGACAAGGTCGATGCTTATTCTGGACCAAAGAACGTTGCAAATTAAGTACCGCGTACCCGCAACAGACATATATCGAATTTCCCTGTCTCCTTTTTTGGACGACGTTGCAGTAGTTCACGTGAAAGCT TCTTCAGTAGTGAACCCGGAAACCTCGAGCGTCGCTTCTGATACACCCGGCTGCCTTTTTCAGAGCGACCTGAGCAAGAAGAAGGGCGATTTCGTCTTCCAAACGGGTCACGTTATCGAAATCGTCACTAAACTGTTTCTGGTGGTGCAAAACGCCACAGGAAAGCCGCCGGAAGTTAATATCACCACTGA GTTTGAGGCAAATTTCGGTTCTCAAACCGTGACTTTCACGTTCAAATGCGGCCTGCCGGAGGTACAACCCGGCCAAATAAGGGTGTTCCGCAAGGGGAACAAAATGGAGGTTCTCGTTTGA
- the LOC136411990 gene encoding golgin subfamily A member 6-like protein 25, with product MAEASEPLPSTSQEFSKALKLKDLEIENLKGKMGLMEMELAEAQNLKMQKNKQAEEVQMLKTQSENILTKAKAMIFDNTKIIKNQELQIEALGQQNESLRDVVRITKDLLEIRNMEVKQLEEKIDVMDKKVMAEKERQDLLHKKLETMIRHNGELKREYETQLCLFSSLREKYNQKNLAEGIVTDLRQEVLTARAEQEKASEETGLSQEDPPKADEDSSKKE from the exons atggCAGAG GCAAGCGAACCATTACCGTCCACCTCACAGGAGTTTTCCAAAGCCCTAAAG cTAAAGGACCTCGAAATTGAAAACTTGAAAGGGAAAATGGGACTAATGGAAATGGAGTTGGCTGAGgctcaaaatctaaaaatgcagaaaaataaGCAAGCAGAGGAAGTGCAGATGCTCAAAACCCAGTCCGAAAACATCCTTACAAAGGCCAAAGCCATGATCTTTGATaacactaaaattattaaaaaccagGAGCTGCAAATTGAAGCTTTAGGGCAGCAAAATGAAAGCTTGAGAGACGTGGTCAGGATTACGAAAGACTTGCTGGAGATTAGAAATATGGAAGTGAAGCAATTGGAGGAGAAAATCGATGTCATGGACAAAAAGGTGATGGCCGAGAAAGAGAGACAGGATTTGCTGCATAAGAAGCTGGAGACTATGATCAGGCATAATGGGGAATTGAAGAGGGAGTATGAGACGCAGCTGTGCCTCTTCAGCTCTTTGAGGGAGAAGTACAATCAGAAGAATTTGGCTGAAGGAATCGTGACTGATTTGCGTCAGGAGGTTCTAACTGCTAGGGCTGAACAAGAAAAGGCGTCGGAGGAAACTGGTTTAAGCCAGGAAGATCCTCCTAAAGCTGATGAAGATTCAAGCAAAAAAGAGTAG
- the THG gene encoding probable tRNA(His) guanylyltransferase, with product MSLLKNFANWNFSPLRRLKTSITMAKSKFEYVRTFETEEYLLPNCWIVVRIDGKSFHKFSSKHNFHKPNDPRALNLMNRAASAVLGEYKDILIAYGQSDEYSFVFRKDSTLYDRRKSKIMTYVSSLFSSSYVYFWKDYFKDTKLKYPPSFDSRVVLYPTDENLRDYLSWRQADCHINNLYNTTFWALVLRGGLSNTEAEQRLNGTLSCDKNEILFSEFNTNYNNEPVMYKKGTILLRKRVKHPISGKNNIVVLPLHEDLIQNEFWTRNCEILEIKSCEMYEFDDKVKFPELVLRQMGLYDKQES from the coding sequence aTGTCATTACTAAAAAACTTTGCAAACTGGAATTTTAGTCCACTGCGACGCTTGAAAACCTCAATAACAATggcaaaaagtaaatttgagtACGTCAGGACATTCGAAACTGAAGAATACCTCCTCCCTAACTGCTGGATTGTGGTTAGAATCGATGGGAAATCcttccataaattttctagtAAGCACAATTTTCACAAGCCAAATGACCCTAGAGCGCTCAATTTGATGAACCGGGCAGCCTCTGCAGTCTTAGGGGAATACAAGGACATCCTAATTGCCTATGGGCAGAGTGACGAATACTCTTTTGTATTTAGGAAAGATAGCACGTTATACGATcgaagaaaatcaaaaattatgacTTATGTGAGCAGTTTATTTTCATCGTCCTATGTATACTTCTGGAAGGACTATTTCAAAGATACAAAGCTAAAATACCCCCCTTCATTCGACTCTCGAGTGGTTCTGTATCCAACTGATGAAAATTTAAGAGATTATTTAAGTTGGCGCCAAGCAGATTGTCATATAAATAACCTCTATAATACTACCTTTTGGGCTCTTGTGCTAAGAGGAGGGCTTAGTAATACTGAAGCTGAGCAAAGGCTGAATGGCACTTTGTCATGTgataaaaatgagattttattCAGCGAGTTTAATACCAATTACAATAATGAGCCCGTAATGTATAAGAAAGGTACTATTTTATTGAGGAAGAGAGTTAAACATCCAATATCAGGAAAGAACAATATTGTAGTGTTGCCATTGCATGAGGATTTgattcaaaatgaattttggactagaaattgtgaaatattagaaattaagtCATGTGAAATGTATGAATTTGATGATAAGGTAAAGTTTCCAGAATTAGTTCTTAGGCAGATGGGTTTATATGATAAGCAAGAGAGTTGA
- the LOC136412133 gene encoding mitochondrial import inner membrane translocase subunit Tim17-B, which yields MEEYTREPCPWRIVDDCGGAFTMGLIGGGVFQSIKGFRNAPSGINRRLIGSLTAIKQRSPIIAGNFAVWGGMFSTIDCTLIHIRKKEDPWNSIISGAATGGILAARNGLPAMAGSAFIGGVLLALIEGVGILFTRLSAEQFQPQLPPMDDPSQLGQNQPPPGFSYQ from the exons ATGGAAGAGTATACAAGAGAGCCCTGTCCCTGGAGAATTGTTGATGACTGTGGGGGTGCCTTTACAATGGGACTTATTGGGGGGGGTGTTTTCCAAAGTATAAAAGGCTTCAGAAATGCCCCTTCGGGCATTAACAGGAGATTG atcGGATCACTCACAGCGATAAAACAAAGATCTCCAATAATTGCAGGCAATTTTGCAGTTTGGGGCGGTATGTTTTCAACTATAGATTGCACCTTGATTCACATACGTAAGAAAGAGGACCCCTGGAATTCGATTATTAGTGGAGCGGCCACTGGAGGCATTTTAGCTGCAAGGAATGGGTTGCCAGCCATGGCTGGCAGTGCTTTTATTG GAGGTGTGCTTTTAGCTTTAATTGAAGGCGTAGGAATTCTATTTACCAGGCTCAGCGCTGAGCAATTTCAGCCACAACTGCCTCCAATGGACGATCCTTCACAACTGGGACAAAATCAACCACCTCCTGGTTTCTCCTATCAATAG
- the l(3)neo43 gene encoding cytochrome c oxidase assembly protein COX16 homolog, mitochondrial, with protein sequence MASFFNRKIVKFGLPFMMLIVGGSFGLKEFTQLRYQFRNVSPVTPEYAKKYGIEMKKPGEVTLEKEYEKIKNLDIDNWEQVRGPRPWEEKIES encoded by the exons ATGGCGAgttttttcaatagaaaaatagTCAAATTTGGCCTTCCTTTTATGATGCTAATAGTTGGAGGTTCTTTCGGGTTAAAAGAGTTTACTCAACTTCG TTACCAGTTCAGGAATGTGTCACCGGTAACTCCAGagtatgcaaaaaaatatggtatTGAAATGAAGAAGCCAGGGGAAGTTACACTTGAGAAGGAATatgaaaagataaaaaatcttgataTAGATAATTGGGAGCAAGTAAGAGGGCCTAGACCTTGGGAAGAAAAAATAGAGTCTTAG